TATTATTTAGCTAGATATCCACCTTCAATTGGATAATAACCTCCTGTTGCGAAAGAGGCCTTATCTGAGGCCAACCAAGCAATCATTTCTGCTACTTCCTCTGCCTTTCCTAGGCGTTGCATCGCATGCTGAGACTCTAAGAATTGTAGTTCTTTAGGATCTATCGCATCTACCAAAGGTGTTTTAATAAAACCTGGTCCAACTGCATTAACACGAATACCTTTTGCACCGTACTCCCATCCTGCAGATTTAGTTAACCCTACTACTCCATGCTTTGCAGCTACATAGGCTGAAGACCCTGCGAAACCAACTTGCCCTAAAATCGATGCAATATTAATAATACTTCCACTGCCGTTCTTTAACATTGCTGGAATTTGGTAACGCATTCCATAGAATACGCCATCTAAATTAATGGACGTTACTTTTTTCCACTCTTCTATATCATATTCACCTGTTGGTGCAACTCCACCTGCAATTCCTGCATTATTAACAGCAATATCTAATTTTCCGAATTTTTTCAAAGTCTCTGCAACCAAAGCTTCATTATCAGAAGGTGAAGCGGCATTTGATTTAACAAAGTGCGCATTCGCTCCAATACTAGCAGCTAATTTTTGCCCTAGTTCTTCATTCAAATCAGCAATTACAACTTTTGCGCCTTCCTTACTAAAAAGTTCAACAACTGCTTTACCAATTCCTGAAGCTCCACCTGTAACAATAGCGACTTTATTCTCTAACATTTTCATATTTTAGGCTTTTAGTTATTAATTATTCTTAAATTACAAAATAAAATCGAGAATATCAGTACACAACTGATTAATTAACAGAGATTTAATCTTTATTAATAAAAAAAGCCATCTTACCGAAGTAAGACAGCTTTTTCATCGTATTGAGTTCTTGTCTATTTTACAAATTTTGGAAGAAATCGTTTCCTTTATCATCTGTAATAATAAAGGCAGGGAAATCTTTTACTACAATTTTACGGACAGCTTCCATTCCCAATTCTGGGAAGTCAACTACCTCAACGCTGAGGATATTCTCTTTTGCCAAGATTGCTGCAGGCCCACCGATTGATCCTAGGTAGAATCCTCCGTGTTTCTTACAAGCATCTGTTACCGCTTGAGAACGGTTTCCTTTTGCTAACATAATCATACTTCCACCTACGGCTTGGAAAGGATCTACATACGGATCCATACGACCTGCTGTAGTTGGCCCAAAACTTCCTGAAGGCATTCCCTCTGGTGTTTTAGCTGGTCCAGCATAATAGATAGGGTGATTTTTGAAATATTCTGGCATTTCTTGCCCATTGTCTAACATCTCTTGAATCTTCGCGTGTGCAATATCACGGGCAACAATTACTGTTCCGTTCAACATCAAACGCGTTTTGATTGGATGTTTTGTCAATTCAGCCAATTGCTCTTGCATCGGTTTATCTAAATCAATAACAATAGGATCTTCTAAATGAGGCGCTACTGCGGGTAATAAACGTGCTGGATTTTCCTCTAATTGCTCGATGAATAATCCTTCCGCAGTAATCTTCGCTTTGATATTGCGGTCTGCAGAACAAGAAACTCCTAATCCTACTGGACAAGAAGCAGCGTGACGTGGTAATCGAATTACGCGAACATCATGTGTGAAATACTTTCCACCGAATTGTGCTCCAATATGAGATTCTTGGCAAATCAATTGTAATTTTTTCTCCCATTCTAAATCGCGGAATGCTTGGCCTCCCATATTTCCAGAAGTAGGTAAGTTATCATAGTAGCCTGCAGATGCTTTTTTCACTGCAGCTAAATTAGCTTCTGCTGAAGTACCACCAATCACTAAAGCCAAGTGGTACGGAGGACAAGCGGCAGTTCCTAAATCCATGATTTTATCTTTGATAAACTCCGTCAGATTCTTGTCATTCAACAGCGATTTTGTTTTTTGGTACAAGAATGTCTTATTTGCAGACCCTCCTCCTTTTGCTAAAAACAAAAACTCGTATTTCTGACCTTGAGTTGCATAAATATCAATTTGCGCTGGTAAATTTGATCCTGAGTTTTTTTCTTCAAACATACTGATAGGTACAATTTGAGAATATCTCAAATTCTTCTTTTGGTAAGTATTGAAAATTCCTTTGGACAAACTTTCTGCATCATTTGATCCTGTATAAACGTTTTCTCCTTTTTTACCTACCACAATAGCAGTTCCTGTATCTTGACAAGAAGGCAATTGTCCTTCTACTGCTACTACTGCATTTTGCAATAAGTTATAGGCTACGAAACGATCATTATCTGTAGCTTCTGGATCATCTAAGATTGCTTTTAAGCTTTCTAGGTGAGCCGTTCTCAACATAAATGAAACATCCGTCATTGCTGCTTCAGATAAAACTTCTAAAGCCTTTGGATCCACAACTAAGATTTCGCGACCCCCTAATTTTTCGATTTTTACAAAATCAGAAGAGATTTTTTTATACTTCGTATCGTCTTTTTGAATCGGATACGGATCTTGATATATAAAGTCCATTGGATTACTCGTTTATTTTTGTTGGATAAAATTACGAAATATACCAATGAAAAAACCGTAGAACGTTTCTAAATAACCCGTGTTTACTGGGGTTTCTACGAAATACTTTTTTTATATCATCGTCAATTGAACAAATAGACACTCAGCTAATTGGAGTGAATTACATCCTCTCCCGCCTCCATTACGTTATTCTAGCTTTTCATTTTTATGGGACAAATTGCCATTCCCCACAGCATTTTATTTACATTTGAATTTATTAATTTATAACCTATGACATTTTTAAACAAAATACTAGCTCTTATTTTTTG
The window above is part of the Myroides odoratus DSM 2801 genome. Proteins encoded here:
- a CDS encoding SDR family NAD(P)-dependent oxidoreductase is translated as MKMLENKVAIVTGGASGIGKAVVELFSKEGAKVVIADLNEELGQKLAASIGANAHFVKSNAASPSDNEALVAETLKKFGKLDIAVNNAGIAGGVAPTGEYDIEEWKKVTSINLDGVFYGMRYQIPAMLKNGSGSIINIASILGQVGFAGSSAYVAAKHGVVGLTKSAGWEYGAKGIRVNAVGPGFIKTPLVDAIDPKELQFLESQHAMQRLGKAEEVAEMIAWLASDKASFATGGYYPIEGGYLAK
- a CDS encoding fumarate hydratase, with the protein product MDFIYQDPYPIQKDDTKYKKISSDFVKIEKLGGREILVVDPKALEVLSEAAMTDVSFMLRTAHLESLKAILDDPEATDNDRFVAYNLLQNAVVAVEGQLPSCQDTGTAIVVGKKGENVYTGSNDAESLSKGIFNTYQKKNLRYSQIVPISMFEEKNSGSNLPAQIDIYATQGQKYEFLFLAKGGGSANKTFLYQKTKSLLNDKNLTEFIKDKIMDLGTAACPPYHLALVIGGTSAEANLAAVKKASAGYYDNLPTSGNMGGQAFRDLEWEKKLQLICQESHIGAQFGGKYFTHDVRVIRLPRHAASCPVGLGVSCSADRNIKAKITAEGLFIEQLEENPARLLPAVAPHLEDPIVIDLDKPMQEQLAELTKHPIKTRLMLNGTVIVARDIAHAKIQEMLDNGQEMPEYFKNHPIYYAGPAKTPEGMPSGSFGPTTAGRMDPYVDPFQAVGGSMIMLAKGNRSQAVTDACKKHGGFYLGSIGGPAAILAKENILSVEVVDFPELGMEAVRKIVVKDFPAFIITDDKGNDFFQNL